One Vitis riparia cultivar Riparia Gloire de Montpellier isolate 1030 chromosome 4, EGFV_Vit.rip_1.0, whole genome shotgun sequence genomic window carries:
- the LOC117912883 gene encoding probable protein phosphatase 2C 59: MGYISSVLSSSSQVHVDDGPVSGGGLSHNGKFSYGYASSPGKRSSMEDFYETRIDGVEGEIVGLFGVFDGHGGARAAEYVKQNLFSNLIRHPKFISDTKSAIADAYNHTDSEFLKSENNQNRDAGSTASTAILVGDRLLVANVGDSRAVICRGGNAIAVSRDHKPDQTDERQRIEDAGGFVMWAGTWRVGGVLAVSRAFGDRLLKQYVVADPEIQEEKIDSSLEFLILASDGLWDVVTNEEAVAMIKPIPDPEEAAKRLMQEAYQRGSADNITCVVVRFLANQGGSSLSSPA; the protein is encoded by the exons atGGGATATATTAGTTCGGTTTTGTCATCCTCAAGTCAAGTTCACGTTGATGATGGGCCTGTTAGCGGTGGCGGTCTCAG TCATAATGGGAAGTTCAGCTACGGATATGCTAGTTCTCCCGGGAAAAGGTCTTCAATGGAAGATTTTTATGAGACAAGAATTGATGGTGTTGAAGGAGAGATAGTTGGCCTTTTTGGAGTCTTCGATG GTCATGGAGGTGCTCGAGCAGCTGAATATGTTAAACAAAATCtttttagtaatttgatcagGCATCCAAAGTTCATTTCTGATACAAAATCAGCTATAG CTGATGCATACAACCACACAGACTCAGAATTTCTGAAATCAGAAAATAATCAGAATAGAGATGCTGGGTCAACTGCCTCCACTGCTATCCTTGTTGGTGACCGTTTGCTGGTTGCAAATGTTGGGGACTCCAGAGCTGTTATCTGCAGGGGTGGTAATG CCATTGCTGTTTCTCGAGATCACAAGCCAGACCAAACTGATGAGCGGCAGCGTATTGAGGATGCTGGAGGGTTTGTGATGTGGGCTG GAACTTGGAGGGTTGGGGGTGTTCTTGCTGTTTCTCGTGCATTTGGTGATAGACTCTTGAAGCAGTATGTTGTTGCTGATCCAGAAATCCAG GAGGAAAAGATTGACAGCTCCCTCGAGTTTCTTATCCTTGCCAGTGATGGACTGTGGGATGTTGTCACAAATGAG GAGGCTGTCGCAATGATCAAACCAATCCCAGACCCAGAGGAGGCAGCAAAGAGGCTGATGCAGGAAGCATATCAGAGAGGCAGTGCAGATAACATTACATGTGTTGTTGTGCGTTTCTTGGCCAACCAAGGGGGTTCGTCCCTTTCCAGCCCCGCATAA